The following coding sequences are from one Lolium rigidum isolate FL_2022 chromosome 6, APGP_CSIRO_Lrig_0.1, whole genome shotgun sequence window:
- the LOC124660567 gene encoding transcription factor VOZ1-like, translating into MRKGPSRSGSARHQQFRARAKTRVDDLQDMFSGLQYARKEARSTDAVVLEEQLHQMLREWRAELSVPSPASSLQGNNREPSDPPPGAPRQLQLAKAEEEEEEDDATSRLVEQQPPPPANHALKHEQGGQEDMKPEPNEEPVADPVTVAHSLPQAQGAIAAGGGVLPPATAVFHDQMYYVNQELTVEDFLYDDDYKINLPGSNPEILNNLEGICHQEYPQFNFQQELPPNAYLDMNNYGQSAGDVFHHMSDLLTTMSPEPAAFLRPKCALWDCPRPAQGSERWQDYCSMYHAELAVKEEGPPGTMPVIRPRGIDLKDGPLFAALGAKTLGKQVGIPVCEGAATTKSPWNAPELFDLYIFEGESIREWLFFDKPRTAFHSGSRKQRSLPDYNGRGWHESRKQVMKEFGGLKRSYYMDPQPSSSYEWHLYEYEINDCDAFALYRLEFKSSDAKKSAKSKLACNPLNEIQQQMGRLSAESPVENKRTARARAKEVDTNIYSVQNNTVQANVPNAYQAMSQVDHQMTFLNGNVVYGPHLPYGYSTERNDFYWNPNDGA; encoded by the exons ATGCGGAAGGGGCCGTCGCGGTCGGGGTCGGCGCGGCACCAGCAGTTCCGGGCGCGGGCCAAGACCCGCGTCGACGACCTGCAGGACATGTTCTCCGGCCTCCAGTACGCGCGCAAGGAGGCGCGCTCCACCGACGCCGTCGTCCTCGAGGAGCAGCTCCACCAGATGCTCCGCGAGTGGCGCGCCGAGCTCAGCGTCCCCTCCCCCGCCTCCTCCCTCCAG GGCAACAACCGGGAGCCGTCGGATCCGCCGCCCGGGGCGCCGCGGCAGCTGCAGCTGGccaaggccgaggaggaggaggaggaggacgacgccacCAGCAGGCTCGTCGAGCAGCAGCCCCCGCCCCCCGCGAACCACGCCCTCAAGCACGAGCAGGGGGGCCAGGAGGACATGAAGCCGGAGCCCAACGAGGAGCCGGTTGCGGATCCCGTGACGGTGGCGCACTCGCTGCCTCAGGCCCAGGGAGCTATCGCCGCTGGTGGAGGAGTGCTGCCTCCTGCTACTGCCGTGTTCCACGATCAG ATGTACTATGTGAACCAGGAACTTACCGTTGAGGATTTTCTGTATGACGATGATTACAAGATAAACCTTCCTGGATCCAATCCAGAAATCCTCAATAACCTGGAAGGAATATGTCACCAGGAATATCCACAGTTCAATTTTCAACAAGAGTTACCCCCTAATGCGTATCTTGATATGAACAACTATGGGCAGAGTGCTGGAGATGTTTTCCATCACATGTCAGACTTGCTCACAACAATGTCTCCAGAACCTGCTGCATTCCTCCGGCCAAAATGCGCTCTCTGGGACTGCCCTCGGCCTGCTCAAGGATCGGAAAGATGGCAAGATTATTGCAGCATGTATCATGCTGAATTGGCTGTGAAGGAAGAGGGCCCTCCAGGCACAATGCCTGTGATCCGTCCCAGAGGCATTGATCTAAAAGATGGCCCTTTGTTTGCTGCTCTTGGTGCAAAAACCCTAGGAAAGCAAGTCGGTATTCCTGTTTGTGAAGGGGCTGCAACTACAAAGTCCCCTTGGAATGCACCTG AACTTTTTGATCTTTACATTTTCGAAGGTGAATCTATTAGAGAATGGCTTTTCTTTGACAAACCAAGAACAGCGTTTCACAGTGGTAGCCGGAAGCAAAGGTCATTGCCAGATTATAACGGCCGTGGTTGGCATGAATCCAGGAAGCAGGTGATGAAAGAGTTTGGGGGTCTGAAGAGATCCTATTACATGGATCCACAACCATCCAGCAGCTATGAATGGCACCTCTATGAATATGAGATCAATGATTGTGACGCCTTTGCCTTATACCGGCTTGAATTCAAGTCTTCAGATGCAAAGAAGAGTGCAAAATCAAAATTAGCCTGTAATCCGCTGAATGAAATCCAGCAGCAAATGGGTAGACTGAGTGCAGAGAGTCCTGTGGAAAACAAACGGACTGCCCGTGCCAGGGCAAAGGAGGTTGATACGAATATCTACTCAGTTCAAAACAACACAGTTCAAGCTAATGTTCCAAACGCTTACCAGGCAATGTCACAAGTGGACCACCAGATGACATTTTTGAATGGCAATGTTGTTTATGGACCTCATCTTCCATATGGTTACTCGACAGAAAGAAATGACTTCTATTGGAACCCAAATGACGGGGCATGA
- the LOC124660787 gene encoding reticulon-4-interacting protein 1, mitochondrial, translating to MWWRAVARARRRIAGTRPASTAAGAGAGAERISRAVVVPRFGGPEVLELRQGVPVPDLKPGEVLVRARAVSINPLDLRMRSGYGRCIFEPLLPLIIGRDISGEVAATGTSVSSFSIGQEVYGALHPTAIRGTCADYAILSQDEITPKPSTLTHVEASAIPFAALTAWRALHGTAGISEGQRVLVIGGGGAVGLSAVQLAVAAGCSVSATCGAQSIEQVLAAGAEKAIDYTTEDTESAVTGKFDAVLDTIGVPETERSGINLLRRGGHYMTLQGEAAALADRYGLIVGLPAATAALLNKQMQYRCSHGIEYCWTYMRADPEGLHEIQRLSGAGKLQIPVEKTFPISQVKAAHEAKEKRLVPGKVVLEFD from the exons ATGTGGTGGAGGGCGGTGGCCAGGGCTCGCCGGCGGATCGCGGGGACGCGGCCGGCGTccacggcggcgggggcgggggcgggggcggagaGGATCAGCCGCGCCGTGGTCGTGCCGCGGTTCGGCGGGCCCGAGGTGCTGGAGCTGAGGCAGGGGGTGCCCGTCCCCGATCTGAAGCCCGGGGAGGTGCTCGTGCGCGCGCGCGCCGTCTCCATCAACCCCCTCGACCTGCGA ATGCGTTCTGGTTATGGCCGCTGCATATTCGAGCCACTCCTACCTCTGATCATTGGCCGGGACATCAGTGGAGAAGTTGCAGCTACAGGGACCTCGGTGTCGTCATTTTCCATTGGGCAGGAAGTGTATGGTGCATTGCATCCAACAGCTATCAGAGGGACATGCGCTGATTATGCGATTCTTTCGCAGGATGAGATTACTCCTAAACCATCTACGCTCACCCACGTG GAGGCTAGTGCAATTCCGTTTGCTGCGTTGACTGCATGGCGTGCTTTACATGGTACTGCTGGAATTTCTGAAGG ACAAAGAGTGCTTGTgattggcggaggaggagcggttgGGCTATCGGCTGTTCAGCTTGCAGTAGCAGCAGGGTGTAGTGTTTCTGCTACCTGTGGAGCCCAAAGTATTGAGCAAGTTTTGGCGGCTGGTGCTGAAAAAGCTATTGATTACACCACTGAG GATACTGAATCAGCAGTTACCGGAAAGTTTGATGCTGTGTTAGATACTATAGGAGTACCTGAAACTGAAAGAAGCGGCATTAATCTTCTGAGGAGAGGTGGACATTATATGACCCTTCAG GGAGAAGCAGCTGCACTAGCAGACAGATACGGATTAATTGTGGGACTTCCTGCTGCTACTGCTGCTTTACTAAACAAACAGATGCAGTATCGTTGTTCTCATGGAATAG AATATTGTTGGACTTACATGAGAGCTGACCCTGAAGGTCTTCATGAGATCCAGAGGCTGTCTGGAGCTGGAAAATTACAGATACCCGTGGAGAAGACGTTTCCTATCAGTCAAGTAAAAGCAGCTCATGAGGCCAAGGAGAAAAGACTGGTGCCTGGCAAGGTGGTTCTAGAGTTCGACTAG